In one Rutidosis leptorrhynchoides isolate AG116_Rl617_1_P2 chromosome 8, CSIRO_AGI_Rlap_v1, whole genome shotgun sequence genomic region, the following are encoded:
- the LOC139862159 gene encoding adenosine kinase 2-like produces MADYEGILLGMGNPLLDISAVVDDDFLTKYGIKLNDAILAEEKHLSMYDEMSSKYTVEYIAGGATQNSIRVAQWMLQIPGATSYMGCVGKDKYGEEMTKNSKAAGVNVHYREDESAPTGTCAVCVVGGERSLIANLSAANCYKADHLKKPENWALVEKAKYIYIAGFFLTVSPESIQLVAEHAAANNKIFTMNLSAPFICEFFKDAQDKALPYVDYVFGNETEARTFSKVHGWETDNVEEIAIKISQLPKASGTHKRITVITQGADPVVVAQDGKVSKYPVIYLPKEKLVDTNGAGDAFVGGFLSQLVLEKPIAECVRAGCYASNVIIQRSGCTYPENPDFS; encoded by the exons ATGGCGGATTATGAAGGAATCCTCCTGGGAATGGGCAACCCACTTCTCGACATTTCAGCAGTAGTCGACGATGATTTCCTCACCaa ATACGGTATTAAGCTGAATGATGCCATCCTTGCTGAAGAAAAGCATTTGTCTAT gTATGATGAGATGTCTTCCAAATACACTGTAGAGTACATTGCTGGAG GTGCTACTCAGAACTCAATCCGTGTTGCTCAA TGGATGCTACAAATCCCGGGTGCAACAAGTTATATGGGCTGTGTTGGAAAGGACAAGTACGGTGAGGAGATGACCAAGAACTCGAAAGCTGCCGGTGTTAAT GTACATTATCGTGAGGACGAATCCGCACCCACCGGTACATGTGCCGTTTGTGTTGTTGGTGGAGAGAG GTCACTTATTGCCAATTTGTCTGCTGCCAACTGCTACAAGGCAGATCACTTAAAAAAGCCCGAGAATTGGGCACTAG TTGAAAAGGCCAAATACATCTATATTGCTGGGTTTTTCCTTACTGTCTCCCCTGAATCAATTCAGCTAGTAGCTGAACATGCAGCAGCAAACAACAAG ATTTTCACAATGAACTTATCTGCACCGTTCATCTGTGAATTCTTCAAGGATGCTCAAGATAAAGCCTTACC GTATGTTGATTATGTTTTTGGAAATGAAACCGAAGCTAGAACATTCTCAAAGGTGCATGGTTGGGAG ACTGATAATGTGGAGGAGATTGCAATCAAGATCTCTCAGTTACCAAAAGCATCTGGGACCCACAAGAGGATTACCGTGATCACTCAGGGTGCCGATCCTGTAGTTGTTGCTCAGGACGGTAAAGTTTCAAAATATCCCGTCATCTATTTGCCAAAGGAGAAACTCGTTGATACCAACGGAGCAG GTGATGCATTCGTTGGTGGATTTTTATCTCAATTGGTTCTAGAGAAGCCGATTGCCGAATGTGTGAGAGCCGGTTGCTACGCATCCAATGTGATCATCCAAAGATCAGGGTGCACGTACCCTGAGAATCCCGATTTTAGTTAG